CCTGCGGACTCGGCGCCGCGGACGACGCGCGGCCGACTGCCAGGGAGACGACAAGCCAGATCGCGTGCGCCAAGAGGGGACAGCTGCCCGCGTCCGGTTCCACCGCCCAGCAGAACGCGATGACGCACTGGATGAATGAGTACCAAAAGGCGTGCCCTGGGGTGCAGATCCGATACGTGCCCGTCGGGTCGGGCGCCGGTGTCGCCCAGTTTCTGCGCGGGGCGACGGTGCTCGGCGGGACCGACAGCCCGCTGAAGCCGGACGAGATCGAGGATTCCCGTGAGGTGTGCCCAGGGGGCAGAGCTATCGATCTGCCGATGGTCGGTGGTCCCATCGCTCTTGGCTACAACCTCTCAGGCGTGGAGAACCTGGTACTCGACGCCCCCACTCTCGCGAAGATCTTCGACTCGGAGATCACCCGGTGGAACGCTCCGGCCATCCAGCGCCTGAACCCCGGCCTGCGGCTGCCTCCAACCCGCATCAGCGCGCTGCACCGCTCCGACGGGTCGGGCACAACCCAGAACTTCAACGCCTACCTCTCCGGGGCCGCGCCGGACGAGTGGCCCTACCCCAAGGAGAAAACCTGGCGGGCCAAGGGAGGCAACTCCGCGTCAGGTTCCGACGGGGTGGCATCCCAGGTAGCAAGTACCGACGGTGCGATCGGCTACTTCGAGCTCTCCTTCGCCAAGTCCGGCAAAATCCCCACGGTCCGACTCGACACGGGTGCGCCCGAGCCTGTCGCCGTCTCCGCCGAGACCGCATCGGCCGGTATCGCCGCAGGCCATGTGGCCGGAACCGGCAAGGACATGACGGTGAAGTTCGACTACAAGACCAAGGCCGCCGGGGCCTACCCCATCGTCCTCGTCACGTACGAGATCGTCTGCGACAAGGGCACCCCCGCCGACGTCCTGCCCGCCCTCAAGTCCTTCCTGACCCATACCGCGGGCGCGGAGGGACAGAAGGACCTCTCCCGGATTCACTACGCCCCCCTGCCGGAAGAGGTGGCCGGCCGGGTCCGCGAAATCGTCCGCACTCTGTCCTGACAGGGGCGGAGTCACTTTTCGGCGGCGAGCAATTCGGCGATTCCCCGGGCAGCGTCCCGGCAGGGAGGAGTACGCGGCCGGGGAGAACAAGTGCAGCGATTCCCAGGTGTGCTGCCAGGTGCCGCCCGCCCCGGCCTGGGCGTCGAGGATGACAGAGTCCAGGTCGAGGTGGCGCAGGTGGTAGCCGGCGGCGAGCCCTGACTGGCCCCGCCGATCACCACGACCTGGGCCGCCTTGGTCATGCCGCCGGCTGCCGGGAGCCGGCCCGCCCCTGCATGAAGATGAGCGCCACCAGGGCCAGTCCGACCACGGCACCCGCCAGTTGGGCGCCGATGAAGCCCGGGACCGAGCCGGGCGCGATACCCGCGAACGTGTCGGTGAACGCGCGGCCGATCGTCACCGCCGGATTGGCGAACGAGGTGGATGACGTGAACCAGTACGCGGCGCCGATGTAGGAGGCGACGGCGACCGGCGCGAAGCGCAGGCGGTCGGTGCGGGCCAGGCCGAAGATCAGCAGGATCAGACCCGCCGTGGCCACGACCTCACCGAGCAGCAGATTCCCGGCTGAGCGGTCATGAGTGGACCACTTCACCAGCGGCTCGCCGAACATCGCGTCGGCCAGTACGGCGCCCGCGATCGCTCCCGCGATCTGGGTGGGGACGTACACGGCCGCCTCGCGGGCGGTGACGCCGGCACCGCCGCGGCGGGCGGTCCACCACTCGGCGAGGGTGACCGCGGGGTTGAAGTGCGCGCCGGACACCGGACCGAGAAGGGCGATCAGGACACCGAGTCCGAAGACGGTGGCGATGGAGTTGGCCAGCAGCTGGAGGCCGACGTCCTGGCTCAGCTCGGTGGCCTGGATGCCGGACCCGACCACCACCGCGACCAGCGCGGCGGTGCCGACCAGCTCGGCTGCGGCCCGGGCCACCAGCGGCGTGCGGGGCGGGGTGGCGCCCGGCGCGGGCTGGGGCTCGGCAGCGGGTGACTCCACCGTGGTCTCGGGACCGACGGCCGACGTGGCGCTCAACAGGACTCCTTCGTGCAGATACGACAGGACGACGTGATCAGGGCGCGATCAGGGGCAGGAGCGCTTGAGGTTCGCCTCGGCTGTGGCACGCGCGGTCTCGGCCAGGTCGGAGAACTGACCGGCGAGCTGGACGATGACCTCGGGCCGCAGCTTGTAGTAGGTGAAGCGGCCGCACGGCTCCGTCTCGACGACACCGGCCTCGCGCAGCACCTTCAGGTGGTTGGAGAGGTTGGTCTGCTTGGCACCGGTCTCCTCGACCAGGTGCGTGGTGCAGAGCGTCTCGTGGGCGAGCAGGGTCACGATCTGGAGCCTGAGCGGGTCGGCCAGCACCCGCATCAGGTCAGTGTCGACTGACGTCATCATGGGCTGATACTCTCACATCAGCCGGAGCTGACACCAGTCCGGACTGAGTCGTAGGGCCCGTCGAAGGGGTTCCCATGTCCGCCTCGCCACTCCCCGCCCTGCCCGATGCACGTCTTGCCGCCGGAGCGGCCCGCCTGGCCGCCCGGCACCAGGGCCACTTCTCCGTGGAGACCGTGCAGCAGCTGCTCGCCGACTCCCACCAGCTCCTCGCCGAGCACGCGCGGGTGTACCGATGAACCACGCCTGTCCGCAGACCTGTTGAACCGATACACGAAGGAAGAACCGATGTCCTCCACCACCCCCGCCGCGTCCGTGCTGTTCGTCTGCGTCCACAACGCCGGGCGTTCGCAGATGGCCGCCGCTTGGCTGACCCACCTGGCCGGGGACCGTATCGAGGTCCGCTCTGCGGGATCCAACCCCGGCGACGCCGTGAACCCGGCCGCGGTAGAGGCGATGCGCGAGGTCGGCATCGACATCTCCGCCGAGACCCCGAAGATCCTCACGGTCGACGCTGTCCGCGAGTCGGACGTCTGCATCACCATGGGCTGCGGCGACACGTGCCCGGTCTTCCCCGGCAAGCGGTACTTGGACTGGAAGCTGGACGACCCGGCCGGGCAGGGCGTCGAGGCCGTCCGCCCCATCCGCGATGAGATCAAGAAGCTCGTCGAGGGCCTGATCGCCGAGATCGACGCGGAGACCGCCAAGTGAGCGGCGAGACCCGGAGCGTCATCGTCATAGGCTCCGGCCCCGCCGGCTACACCGCCGCTCTCTCCTCCACGCGTACGAACCTCCCCGGTGTGTTCGCCGCGGGCGACGTCGGCGACCACACCTACCGCCAGGCCGTCACCGCTGCGGGCTCCGGCTGCGCGGCGGCCCTGGACGCGGAGCGGTACCTTGCCGCCCTCAGCGACAAGACAGCGGCGCCGGTCGCCGCGACCGTCTGACACCGGCTGGGAAGGTGGCCGCGCAGGCGAGGAGCGATCACCGGTGGCAACGGAGGCCTATCGACTCCCCCCCCGAGGCTCTCATGGGCAAAACTGTCAGGTCAGGGCGCCGACCGATGACCGCAGCATGTCCTGTACCGCTTCCATCCCCTCGCGGTCCACCGTGTACCAGACCCAGGTGCCGCGCTTCTCCCGCGACAGGAGGCCCGCAGCGGCCATGGTCTTGAGGTGATGGCTGATGGTGGGCTGCCGCAGCCCGAGCTTCTCCGTCAGATTGCAGACGCAGGCCTCACCGCCGGGAGCGGTCTGGATCAGGTGCAGTAGCTGCAGCCGGGTGGGGTCAGCGATCGCCTTCAGCACGCGAGCGGTGCGCTCGATCTGCTCCCGCCCCGGGAGGGGGGCGGTCAAGGTGGGCGCGCATGCCCCAGTTGGCTCCTCGCACGTCTGGCCCGATGCAGGGACGGTCATCTAGGCAGCATACGAATCGACTTCGCCCGAATGGCTGGTCGTAGGCTCCCCGTGTCACCTGTTCACTTGGGGTTCACCCTTCTCGCTGACGCCGCCGATGACCGGGCCCAGCACGTACACGAGGATCGAGAACCTGGCGGTCGAGAGCTCGGATACGTCGTACTCGTCCTGCCCGCCGCGGGCAGCTGAGACCAGCGGGAAGGACAAGCCCGGCCGGATGCTGGGGCCGGATGCCCGCTGGTGGCGGTCGCCGCACTCAGGTCGGAGCAGGTCGCGGTCGCGCCCGCGCAGATGCTCGATCTCGTCGACGGCTACTGGGAGGGCCGGCTGCCCGACGGCGAGGTCTCGCTGGTGTGAGGGGTTGGAGGGCGTCCGCATTCCGCAGTGGCTTGCATGTCATGGAGGACCCGTTCGATCTGCTGCTGGACAGGCTGGGCCTTTCCCCGGCGGTCGAACCGGGTGGTGACGGCTGACCTTCGCCTCGCGACGCGAAGAACCCGCCGCCCCGGGTCCAGTTCCGCGCCGCGACACCGAAGAGCCCCTCCCCGACTTCTCGACAGGGGTTCTCGGCTGCGAGGGACGTGTGGGGATGTGGTCGGACGAGGGCGTGGCCTACGGCGCGAGCCACTCCGCCTGGAGCTGGGGAGCCACGTTGGTCTCTCCTGTGAACAGCCAGGCCGAGGTGGCGACACTTCCGGTGGTCTGGAAGGCCCTGAGGGAGATCACGTCACCGACATTCAGCTGAACAATCGTTGACACGTCCTGCGAGGTGCCCATGCCTACCGGGGCGTCCGAGGTGTCCTGCCCGTCAAAGGCGACGACACTGCCGTTGACGGAGATACGAAGTTGACGCTGCCCCTCGTTATTCGCAGTGAAGTTCCAGAGAATCCTTCCCTTGAGGAGGTAGCGCCCGGCGGTGTTGACTTCCAGCGTCGAGTTCGTCGCGTCGAACATCGTGTCCGTGTCGTAGGCGGCGCCACTGAAAATGATCTGGGTCTCGGCGTTGGCCGGGATGGTCTGAGATTCGGCGGCGAAGATGCTCGCACCCACATTGACCGTGGGCCCGGCAGGCCCGGCAGGCCCGGCAGGCCCGGCAGGCCCGGCAGGTCCGGCAGGCCCGGTCGATCCCGCGGGCCCGGCAGGCCCCGTAGCCCCGGTCGGTCCCGTAGCCCCCGTCGGTCCCGTCGGTCCCATCGGGCCCTCGCACTTGTCCTTGCCGCGGCGGTCCGACCCGTCCCTGCACTTGTCGTCTCCGCCGCCCGGGCCGCTCGACACGCTCACGCGTCCGCCCACGCTCTGAGCCGCGCCCGCGACCGGACTGACGAGCCCGGCCGCCAGGACCAGCGCGAGTGCGGCGACCGCGCCGCCCGCGGTCCAGTTGGCTCGACGAGTCAGCAGACCCAGTCGGGACCCTGTCCTGGCAGGACTCATGTACTCGCTCCTCGTTTCGACCGGTTGGGGACTCCACGTCCGATCCCAAGGGCGAGCTTGCCCCCCCCGCGCAGCCGATCGATCGTCACACCCGGTCGGCACACGCTGATTATCAATAACTCGGAGTAATCGGCAGATCCCAGGTGGGGTGCTTATCCTCCGCTGACCCGCACTCGGGGCGCGCGGCCGAGCGGGCACCGCTCCGAGCAGGTCCGGATCGACGCTCACGCTCCGGCTCACGCCTTCGGGGTCACCAGAGCGCCGGCCGCGGCCGGCGCCCCGCCATGCATCGGGTTGTGGCACGAAGTAGACAGCGACGCAAGCCTGTTGGCCCTCAGCCCGGGCAGGGGCTTCGGACAGCAGCGAGTCATGGTGGTACGCGCAGGAATGGGGGCACGGAAGGCTCTTCGGAAGCTGGGAAGCACCTGGGTGGATTGGATCAGACGCAGTTGCTGCACTTCACTGCTATGCGACGCCGAAAAGCCTCTGTCGGACTTCTCCGACAGGGGCTCTCAGCTGCGGTGACAGCGCCCCGAGGGGAATTGAAGCAGGTCGGCAGCCCGGAAGCCTACGTACCGCCTCCTCCTGGAGAAGCGCAGCCACATGGCCGGAGGCTCCCCGCCGGTCGGCGGGGGGTGGTTCGGACACGTGCCGGATGGTAGAAGTCAATATTTTTTCGGAGCCTGAAAGCATGGATACAGCTTTTCAGCACCGGGCCAGGCCGTCCGTGTCGCCGGCCTCGGACGACTCTTCCTTGTGTGCGCCCTTCTGTGCGTCGGCAAACGGCGATTGATCGGTCTCGATCCGATCTCCGCACCGGGTGCCTGCCGCTGCCCCTGGCCGGTCAACCGGCGATCGGAAGGCGCTGGGCGCCGCTGTTGGTGTTACGTCCCGATGTGCGCAGCAGGGGCGTGACGGTTTCGGCGGTGATCTGACAGTGGACGGCCTGACTGGAGGCGACGGCACATGTCTTCCGAGACCACGGCGGGCACGGATGGTGCAGCGGTTGGCACCGAGAGCCTGCTGGTGGAGGTTCTGGGTGGTGTTCTGCGTACCGAGCGGGTGCCGGTGGACGCTGATTTCTTCACGGATCTGGGTGCTGATTCGCTGGTGATGGCTCAGTTCTGTGCGCGGGTGCGCAAGCGGGACGATCTGCCGACGGTGTCGATGAAGGACATCTACCAGCACTCGACGGTTCGGAGCCTGGCTGCTGCGTTCACGGACAGCACCTTCTCCCCGGCGCAGGAGGACGCACTGTCCGTTGGGGTGGTTGAGTCCCCGACGGATGTGCCAGTCGCCGGCACCGAGAGCCTGCTGGTGGAGGTTCTGGGTGGTGTTCTGCGTACCGAGCGGGTGCGGGTGGACGCTGATTTCTTCACGGATCTGGGTGCTGATTCGCTGGTGATGGCTCAGTTCTGTGCGCGGGTGCGCAAGCGGGACGATCTGCCGACGGTGTCGATGAAGGACATCTACGAGCATTCGACGATCCAGAGCCTGGCCGCCGCGTTCGCGGACGCTCCCGCCGCTGTCCAGCCCACGGCACCCGGGCGCGCGCCGTCACAGCCCTCCCAGCCGGCCCCGGGGCGTGGCGATGCCCCGTCCGAGGCATCGGGTGCGCCGCAGTCCGGCCCCTGGCGGTATGTGCTGTGCGGGACGGCCCAGCTGCTGATGTTCCTTGTTTTCTCCTCCCTCGGCGCCACGATTGCCGTCCTCGGTTACGAGTGGACCCTGGAAGGCTCGGGGACGGCCGGCGTCTACCTGCGGGCGGTGTTGTTCAGTACAGCGCTCTTCTTCGGCGTCTGCGCGCTGCCCATTGCGGCCAAGTGGATACTCGTCGGCCGTTTCACCCCGCGCCGGTTCCCCGTGTGGAGTTTCGCCTACCTGCGATTCTGGTGCGTCAAGACCCTCATCCGAACCAGCCCGGTGCGTCTGTTCACCGGTTCACCGCTGTACGTGCTCTACCTCAGGGCCCTCGGCGCACGCATCGGAAAGGGCGTCACCATCCTTTCCCGCACCGTCCCTGTCTGCACCGACCTCCTGTCCATCGGTGACGGCACGGTCGTCCGCAAGGACGTGCTGATGTCCTGCTACCGGGCGCACGACGGCTGGATCGAGATGGGCCCCGTCACCCTTGGCGCTGATGTGACTGTCAGCGAGCAGGCCGTCGTCGACATCGGGACGTCGATGGGCGACGACACCCAGCTGGGCCACGCCTCCTCCCTGCATTCCGGGCAGGTGGTGCCGGTCGGAGAGTCGTGGCACGGCACTCCGGCGCAGTCGACGACGACCGATTTCCGGGCTGTCGAGCCTGCCGCTTGCGGCCCCCTTCGCAGGGCTTTCTACAGCCTGTCGCAGCTGCTTGCCATGCTGCTGGTGTACCTGCCGCTGACGCTGGCGGGGGTGAGCCTTGTGTTCACCGTGGTGCCGCAGCTGAACGCGGTGTTCACCTTGGGGCCGCCGGCCTTCACCAGCCCCGCGTTCTACCTCGAGGCGCTCGTCGCTTCCCTGGTGGCCTTCTTCGGCGGCATATTGGTGGGCCTGCTGGTGGTGAGCACGGTGCCACGGTTGCTCAGCCTGGCGATCAAACCGGGCACGGTCTACCCGCTGTACGGCTTCCACCACGGCATCCAGCGGGCGATCACGCGGCTGACCAACATCAGATTCTTCACCACGCTCTTCGGCGACAGCTCCGCGATCGTGCACTACCTGCGGTGCCTCGGATACGACCTGTGCCACATCGCGCAGACCGGGTCGAACTTCGGCACGCTGGTCAAGCACGACACCCCTTACCTCAGCACGGTCGGGAGTGGAACGATGGTCGCCGACGGCTTGTCGATCATCAACGCCGACTTCTCCAGCTCGTCCTTTTGCTGCTCCCCGACCTCGATAGGGCCGGGCAACTTCCTCGGCAACCGCATCCTCTACCCTTCACGCGGCCGGACCGGCGACAACTGCCTGCTCGCGACGAAGGTCATGGTCCCCATCGACGGGCCGGTGCGCGAAGGCGTGGGACTGCTTGGCTCACCCAGCTTCGAGATCCCGCGCACGGTGCTGCGCGACACCCAGTTCGACCACCTGGCCCACGGTGATGAGCTGCGCCGCCGACTCGCTGTCAAGAACAAGCACAACGCGCTCACCGCGAGCCTGCACCTGCTGGTGCGATGGTTCCACTTCTTCGTATTCGCCCTCATCACCATGGCCGCCGTCGAGCTCTACCAGACCATCGGTGTGCCGGCCTTCGTGCTGGCCGGTCTGCTCACCCTGGTGTTCACCATCGTCTACTTCACGCTGGTCGAACGGGCCGTTATACGAATCCGCCCGGTGAAGCCGCTGTACTGCTCGATCTACCAGGCCGACTTCTGGGGGCACGAACGCTTCTGGAAGCTGACGTCGCACCAGTACATGCAGGCCTTCAACGGCACCCCGTTCAAGACCATGGTCTGGCGGCTGCTGGGCGTGCGGATCGGCCGCCGGGTCTTCGACGACGGCTGCTCGATCACCGAGCGGACCCTCGTCAGCATCGGGGACGGCTGCACCCTCAACGCCGGGACGATCATCCAATGCCACTCGCAGGAGGACGGCGCCTTCAAGTCCGACCACGCCACGATCGGCGCGGGCGTGACCCTCGGCGTGAACGCGTTGGTCCACTACGGCACCACGATCGGCGACCAGGCACAGCTGGCCGCCGACTCCTTCCTGATGAAGGGCGAGGAAGTTCCCTCTCAAGCGCGGTGGGGCGGAAACCCGGCCCGAGAAGGCACCTCCGTGGCCCGCGTTCTTTGAGCTTCCTGCGGTCGGCGGGCGCGCTTCACGTCACCGTTGCTGAGCAGCCCACGGGAAACGATCTTGCTGTTCGCGGGAAATACCTGCGCGGCGCCACCCGTCGCGTCTGGCCAGCGCATTTCGTCGGTTCCCCACAAAACGAAGAGAAACCGACGCGGGGCGACTGGAGCTGATCGCCAGTCGGCCGGTGCGAGGTGGCCGGTGGGGGTCCGACCCGGCGGCTGGTTCTCCGCCTGTGGTGTCTGCCATTCCTGGTCGCCGTACTCGAGGGCCTGCCAGTGCCCGGCGCCCTCCGCGGGGCGCCGGTGACGCTGCGCCGGCGGCATACCGTGACCGGCCGTTCTGGCCATGCTGCTGAAGCTCACCCGGACCGGCATCGTCATTCACTGGTACGCGGAGCAGGGCCCGAAGTGGCTCGGCAGGGCGGCGCTCAACGGCCTGGTCGCTCTGCTCACGGGTGTCTCGGCGTTCGTCGTCACGGCCACCCCATCCCGAGACCGTGCGCAGAGCGAGGCTCTTGAGCGCGACTGGGCCCTGAGTACGGCGTGCAGACCCCCGCGCCCGACCTGGAGCGGTTCCAGGCGTGCCCTTCCCGACGGCATCGGCGCGTACCTCATCACCCGGCCCGGCAGGGGAGACCGCCTCGATGCGTGACGCCGTCGATGCGGCTCTCATCCGTAAAGTCGGCATCATGGGACGCGGGAAACTACGGGTATATCTCGGTGCCACACACCTGGTAGCGCGCGGACCGTCCACCGGTGCGAGCCGGCGCGCGGATCGGGTCGGCGTTGGCTCGATGTACGGCTGCACCGCGGAAAGGTTGGTGACGTGACTTCCGACGACCGAACCCCGCAACGGGCCACGCTCGGCACGTGGCCGACCCCGCTCGAGCCCATGCCGCGGCTGGCCGGTGCACTCGGCCTCAACCCCGACGACCTGTCGGTCAAACGCGACGACCTCACCGGCCTGGGCGGCGGCGGCAACAAGATCCGCAAACTTGAGTGGATCTGCGGCGCCGCACTGGCCGACGGCGCGACGACCCTGGTGACCAGCGGTGCGCCGCAGAGCAACCACGCGCGGCTGACCGCCGCCGCCGGCGCCCGGCTGGGGCTCGACGTCGTACTCGTGCTCGCCGGCTCACCCGGGTCGTCGGCGTCCGGGAACCTCGCCCTCAACGGGCTCTTCGGTGCGACGGTTGTGTGGGCCGGTGACGTCGGAGGCGAGGCTCTCCGCTCCGCCGCCGAGCAGGTGGCGGAGCAGCTGCGACATCGCGGCGCTGTCCCGGCGCTCATCCCCTTCGGTGGTTCGAGCGTGCTCGGTGCGCGTGGGTATGTCGAATGCGGTCGCGAACTCCTCGCTCAGGCCCCTGACTTGGCGACTGTCGTCGTCGCGGTCGGCTCCGGTGGCACCATGGCAGGCCTGGTCGACGTGCTGGGTCCCGCGCGCGTCCTCGGCGTTCACTGCGGTGCCGTCGGCGACCCTGCCCGGACCGTGTCCGAACTGGCCTCCGGCCTGTCCGGCACGCACTGCGCGCCGGAGGCGCTCAGGCTCCGGCTCGACCAGGTCGGCGACGGTTACGGTGCTTTGACCGAGCGGGTCATGGCCGCCATGACGCTGGCCGCACACACCGAAGGCATCGTGCTCGACCCGGTCTACACCGGACGCGCGATGGCCGGCCTGATCGCCGCAACCGAAGCCGGCGACATCGTCCCAGGACAGCGCACGATCCTTCTGCACTCGGGCGGTCTTCCCGGGCTCTTCGGCCACCCGGCCACGCTCGCGCGGGCAGCAGCCGCGCTCACCGCCGGAGGTTAGTGCGTCCGCCCGGGCCCGTCGGCCGCGATTACCTGCTCCGGGCGGCCGCTGTGGGATCAATTGCTCCATATGTACGCAGCGGTGGGGAATCCTAACGAGTTCGATGTGCCTGTCCCCCTATCGGAGTCGTGCTGCTGCGCAGGTGCCGCGGCTTACGCTCGCGCCGTGTTCAACGTGACAGCAGTTCTCAAACGGCTGGTCATCGGCCGCGCCATGCGCAGTGAGGAGCTGGGCGGGACGCTGCTGCCCAAGCGTCTCGCCCTGCCGATCTTCGCTTCCGACCCGCTGTCCTCGGTGGCCTACGCCACCCAGGAGATCCTGCTGGTGCTCACCCTTGGCGGGCTGGCCTATCTGCATTTCACGCCGTGGATCGCGGCCGCGGTCGTCGCGCTGATGACGGTGGTGGTGCTCTCCTACCGCCAGGTCGTGTACGCCTACCCGAGCGGCGGCGGATCGTACGAAGTCGCCTCGACGAACCTGGGCCCCTCCGCCGGTCTGGTGGTCGCCGCCTCGCTGCTCGTCGACTATGTGATGACCGTGGCCGTCTCGGTCGCCTCCGGAGTCGACAACGTCATTTCGGCCGTGCCCGCCCTGGTCGACTACCGGGTTGTGATGGCGCTGGTCTTCGTGGCCGTCCTGACCGCGATGAACCTGCGCGGGGTGCGCGAATCCGGCCAGGCATTCGCCACCCCGACGTATCTGTTCATCGGCGGGGTGCTGATCATGGTCGGCACGGGCCTGTTCCGCTACCTGCTCGGCGACGCACCGGTGGCCGAGAGCGCCGCGTACGGCATCAAGCCGCAGCCCGGGGACGCGAGCCTGACCGGGCTGGCCCTGACGATGCTGGTCCTGCGTGCCTTCTCCAGTGGCTGTACCGCACTGACCGGTGTGGAGGCGATCTCCAACGGTGTGCCGGCGTTCCGCAAGCCCAAGTCGAAGAACGCGGCGGCCACCCTGGCCGCGATGGGCATCATCGCCATCACCATGTTCGTTGGCGTCACCACGCTCGCCATCGTCGCCAAGGTGCACATCACCGACGACGCCTGCCGGCTCACCGGTCTGACCGGCGACTGCTCCTCGTACACCCAGCGCACCGTCATCGCCCAGCTCGCCGCCGCCGTCTTCGGCGGCGAGAACAGCGTCGGCTTCTACTTCCTCCAGGCCGCCACTGCCCTGGTCCTGATCCTCGCCGCGAACACCGCCTTCAACGGCTTCCCGCTGCTCGCCTCGATCCTTGCCCAGCACCGCTATCTGCCGCGCCAGCTCCACAACCGCGGCGACCGGCTCGCCTTCTCCAACGGCATCCTCGCCCTGGCCGTCGTGGCCGGTGTGCTGCTGTGGGCGTACAAGGCGAATGTCACCAGCCTCATCCACCTCTACATCCTGGGCGTGTTCACCTCCTTCACACTCTCCCAGACGGGCATGGTCCGGCACTGGAACCGTGAGCTGCGCACCGAGATCGACCCGGTGCTACGCCGCCGCCACCACGTCGCCCGTGTCATCAACGCCACCGGCGCGGTCACGACCTTCCTGGTCCTGGTCATCGTGCTGGCCACCAAGTTCACTCAGGGGGCCTGGCTGGCAGTGCTCGCCGCGATCGTGCTCTGGGTGATGATGCGGGGCATCCGCCGTCACTACGACGCCGTCGCGGCGGAAATGGCGGTCACCGACCCGCGAAGCGAGATGATGCCGCCTTCCCGCGTACTGGCCATCGTGCTGGTTTCCACCATCCACAAGCCCACCCTGCGAGCACTGGCCTACGCCCGCGCCTTCAGGCCCGACCATCTGGAAGCACTCACCGTCGCGGTCGACCGCGACGCGGCTCTCGAGCTCCAACGGCAGTGGGAGAACTACGAGATCCCGGTGCCGCTCAAGGTCCTCGACTCCCCGTACCGCGAGATCACCAGATCCGTCCTGGAGTACGTGCGCTCGATCCGGCGCGACAGTCCGCGGGACGTCGTCGCGGTCTTCATCCCCGAGTACGTCGTGGGTCACTGGTGGGAGAACCTGCTGCACAACCAGTCCGCGCTGTGGCTCAAGAGCCGCCTGCTCTTCACCCCTGGGGTCATGGTGACCAGCGTCCCCTGGCAGCTCACCTCCTCCGCCCGAGCCGACCACCCCGCCGCCCGTGCCCCCGGCTCCGTCCGCCGCGGTGAACCCACCACGCCCGACCAGAGCGAAGACGTCAGCACGCATCAGTAGCCGGTCAGGCTTCAGCTGCGCGACCTTCGTCGCTGCCGCGTACGACGAAAGTGGGCCGTGCACAGCGGGGTTGGCTGCTTAGGGTTCGGGCGTGGATGCGTCATCGAAGTTCCGGGCGGGCTGGCAGTGGCTGGCGGCGCCCGAGTTGTGGTCGCGGCGACGGACCGCCGGCGAGGCGGTGCTCGCGCTGGTGCTCGGCCTCATGGCGGCAGGGACCGAGGAACTGCTGGGCGGCGAAGGGCTGCAGCTGCTCGCCGTGGGGGCGGCGGCCGCGGTGCTGTCGCTGCTGCGACGGCGGATGCCCGCGCCGGTGCTGCTGGTGGCGGCTGCGCTGGGGCCGATTCTGAGCGGTTTCGCCGCGCTGCTGATGGTCGTGGGGTGGTCGGCCGGTCGCAGGATCGTGGGCGCCGGGCGGACGCTGGCGGCGTTCACCGTCGCGTACGTCTTCTGTGTCGCCTCCACGCTCCTGGACGTCTGGTCGCAGCAGGCACCCATGAGCTTCGTCCTGTTCACCACTCTGTACTTTCTGGCGACGACGGTTGTGCCGGGTCTGGCCAGCCGGTACTGGACGCAGCGCAGGACCCTGCTGCATGCGCTGCAGGAGCGCAATGCCCAACTGCTGCGTGAACACGCGATGGTGGCGGGGCAGGCGCGGCTTCGTG
This portion of the Streptomyces sp. NBC_01750 genome encodes:
- the pstS gene encoding phosphate ABC transporter substrate-binding protein PstS; translation: MQHRPTRRRHLLGAGVPAVAGAVLLSACGLGAADDARPTARETTSQIACAKRGQLPASGSTAQQNAMTHWMNEYQKACPGVQIRYVPVGSGAGVAQFLRGATVLGGTDSPLKPDEIEDSREVCPGGRAIDLPMVGGPIALGYNLSGVENLVLDAPTLAKIFDSEITRWNAPAIQRLNPGLRLPPTRISALHRSDGSGTTQNFNAYLSGAAPDEWPYPKEKTWRAKGGNSASGSDGVASQVASTDGAIGYFELSFAKSGKIPTVRLDTGAPEPVAVSAETASAGIAAGHVAGTGKDMTVKFDYKTKAAGAYPIVLVTYEIVCDKGTPADVLPALKSFLTHTAGAEGQKDLSRIHYAPLPEEVAGRVREIVRTLS
- a CDS encoding MIP/aquaporin family protein, giving the protein MSATSAVGPETTVESPAAEPQPAPGATPPRTPLVARAAAELVGTAALVAVVVGSGIQATELSQDVGLQLLANSIATVFGLGVLIALLGPVSGAHFNPAVTLAEWWTARRGGAGVTAREAAVYVPTQIAGAIAGAVLADAMFGEPLVKWSTHDRSAGNLLLGEVVATAGLILLIFGLARTDRLRFAPVAVASYIGAAYWFTSSTSFANPAVTIGRAFTDTFAGIAPGSVPGFIGAQLAGAVVGLALVALIFMQGRAGSRQPAA
- a CDS encoding ArsR/SmtB family transcription factor — translated: MMTSVDTDLMRVLADPLRLQIVTLLAHETLCTTHLVEETGAKQTNLSNHLKVLREAGVVETEPCGRFTYYKLRPEVIVQLAGQFSDLAETARATAEANLKRSCP
- a CDS encoding arsenate reductase ArsC; protein product: MSSTTPAASVLFVCVHNAGRSQMAAAWLTHLAGDRIEVRSAGSNPGDAVNPAAVEAMREVGIDISAETPKILTVDAVRESDVCITMGCGDTCPVFPGKRYLDWKLDDPAGQGVEAVRPIRDEIKKLVEGLIAEIDAETAK
- a CDS encoding ArsR/SmtB family transcription factor produces the protein MTVPASGQTCEEPTGACAPTLTAPLPGREQIERTARVLKAIADPTRLQLLHLIQTAPGGEACVCNLTEKLGLRQPTISHHLKTMAAAGLLSREKRGTWVWYTVDREGMEAVQDMLRSSVGALT
- a CDS encoding Pls/PosA family non-ribosomal peptide synthetase, with translation MSSETTAGTDGAAVGTESLLVEVLGGVLRTERVPVDADFFTDLGADSLVMAQFCARVRKRDDLPTVSMKDIYQHSTVRSLAAAFTDSTFSPAQEDALSVGVVESPTDVPVAGTESLLVEVLGGVLRTERVRVDADFFTDLGADSLVMAQFCARVRKRDDLPTVSMKDIYEHSTIQSLAAAFADAPAAVQPTAPGRAPSQPSQPAPGRGDAPSEASGAPQSGPWRYVLCGTAQLLMFLVFSSLGATIAVLGYEWTLEGSGTAGVYLRAVLFSTALFFGVCALPIAAKWILVGRFTPRRFPVWSFAYLRFWCVKTLIRTSPVRLFTGSPLYVLYLRALGARIGKGVTILSRTVPVCTDLLSIGDGTVVRKDVLMSCYRAHDGWIEMGPVTLGADVTVSEQAVVDIGTSMGDDTQLGHASSLHSGQVVPVGESWHGTPAQSTTTDFRAVEPAACGPLRRAFYSLSQLLAMLLVYLPLTLAGVSLVFTVVPQLNAVFTLGPPAFTSPAFYLEALVASLVAFFGGILVGLLVVSTVPRLLSLAIKPGTVYPLYGFHHGIQRAITRLTNIRFFTTLFGDSSAIVHYLRCLGYDLCHIAQTGSNFGTLVKHDTPYLSTVGSGTMVADGLSIINADFSSSSFCCSPTSIGPGNFLGNRILYPSRGRTGDNCLLATKVMVPIDGPVREGVGLLGSPSFEIPRTVLRDTQFDHLAHGDELRRRLAVKNKHNALTASLHLLVRWFHFFVFALITMAAVELYQTIGVPAFVLAGLLTLVFTIVYFTLVERAVIRIRPVKPLYCSIYQADFWGHERFWKLTSHQYMQAFNGTPFKTMVWRLLGVRIGRRVFDDGCSITERTLVSIGDGCTLNAGTIIQCHSQEDGAFKSDHATIGAGVTLGVNALVHYGTTIGDQAQLAADSFLMKGEEVPSQARWGGNPAREGTSVARVL